TTTTTGTGGTAAGTAAAAAAATAGATAATCATTTTGTTAAATTTCTGGGATAATTACTGTTGTCTGAGGGATTGAGAATTTTCATTctaatttgtttctttgaagaatacagaagagaaaaataagtatATTTCTGTTATTAATCACTCTCTTATAAGAATTTTACTTCATAGGCATAAATCTTACCACAatgctggctccagcagctaGGAGAGAGAGAATTTTATTCTCAAGTAAAGTAGGCATGTTTTTGTTCAGAAAATATTATAAGATAATGGATTTAAACTAGTTTTGCAAGTACTCTGTTGTATAAACTATACCTATTGAGTTAACCAGTATGTTACAATGAAAAGCCTGAAGTATgtggaaaaaagagggaatgtTGTATTCTGTCAGGCTTCAGTACCAATCAGGTTCTGAGACAGCATGGTGTGTCCCTTCTTGCCCTGTCTGTGTCATGGGctgatattttctgtattttaaaaatgcaagctGGGTCAGTCACAGAGCAAATCTACTCAAAGGTTCATTTACCTTACCTTGAGAATATGCTGgtgcattaaaaatatttttagctctTGTCAGCATGATTAGCATAAGTAGGGATATTTTCAGTAGATCATGCTGGTTTAGTGCTAATAAAAAGTTTGTATATCTTCAAAAGATAAATAAAGGTActtttttctctggtttttgtGTGCAAAATATCATCAACCAAAAATTTACTTCTCTTTACTTAAAGAAATATGATTCTGATTTTACCCtctaaatgtaaaaataattaataataaaattttaaaaacatatttaatatTTACCACATATATTATATTGAGCAATTTTATAGTATATAacttaaatacatttaaaaatatgtatgtgGTTTTTGAGTGTATAACTGTATATTCTTGTTATTTTTATGGAGAAGCCTATTCACACTATcaatgtgaaataattttttttcctgtagattCTACAGCTCATGCTTTCAAGTTTAATCTGACACCTTGCAGCACGACAAACAAACCTGTCTGGAAGGCTGCTCTTACCTGGATTCCAAGTGAGTGTCTCTTAACTAGACAATTATATTCTGgaaattctgaaaatgaaatacaaCTGAAAAACTGACACTTCATCCTAAATGCCATGTGATTTAGGAAATTGGTTTCTGGGGTTAAAAATGGAATGGATAAACTatagctatggacagaaatGATGATTTGTGAAATGTGCTTGAGTTTTACTTGGAGCAGTTACCAGAGCCCTGCACTCAGGACTGTCACTGTAAATGCAAATCTGTGACAGTTTAGGTGTATGTGCATTTTGGTCTTCTGGCCTGGACAAGATCCAAGTCTTTTAAAGGAGAGAGAGTATCATCAGGCCATCCAACTATGGCAGGACTTCTATGAAGAATATGCATGTTCCAGAAGCTGGAAATGGTTCTGCATTTTGTGTGCAAACCTAACGGTGACCTTTAAACCCAGCTTTAAGCCAGCAAGCCCAGCTAATGAAATGTTTAGGACCTGGCTGTATCACAAACTTCCCCTTCTACACTAGGTTTTCTTCCCCAGAAAGACATCTTTATCATGCATTCTGATAGTTTCTTTGCAACACCTGCTTAAAACTAAGGTCTTCATTTGAGCACATGTTTAGGTTAGCTGTGGATCTTGATGAGCTCTGTTTCCTttactgaagaaattaaaacataCTGAAATTTTTCTCCCAAATATTTCTTAAGACTAatctgttgttgttgttgaaaaCAACAatagccttttttattttttttctggaagtagCAGTTTTCAAGATATATacctttttaattttgggggaGTCTTACAAAAATAtagtattttggcaaaatctaGTTTTTATCTGAACAGCATGTCTCCATAAATGCTTTTCCTCCCCACCAGTTACCATTTCCTTACTTGCAATGTTTTAATTAGGAAGTGACATCCACTTTTTGAAGATTGTCTTCAATGTCTGGTATGATGGTGCCAAAGCATTCCTCTGGAAAGAACTCCTCTGCAGCGGAGCTGACGATGAATACTCAGTGTGCGGAACGCTGAAAGGAGGTTGGTGTGAAAATACATGGTGCAATCAACCCATGCAAACAGATTTTTATCTCCACAATCTAGACCTTGCTTTGCAGGCAGCAGACCTCAGAGCAGGCAATTCTCCAGTGCCAGAACCCTattgaaatagaaaatatccaaattctttattttaacaTCGTTGTCCTGCAGTTTCCATCTCCATAAATGAGGATTACTAATATCCTTCATCTGATGATGACGCGTATTGTGAACATCTCTAAAATGACATGGAAAGATTGAATTTGACTGGACTGAACAGGAAACTTGAGAGGCACTGTGGGCACTACTAATATCCAGAACAAAGTTTATTGGTATGTGTCTGGAtggatttttaaagagattttataCACCTATGTAggatgtggtttttttgttgttgttttccaaTAGAGAAGAGTCAATCCTTTGGTAGGGGCTAGCAAGTATTAGCACAATACATGCTCAGATTCAGAGAATTCAGGCAGGATGTCAGACTAAAGGCCAAAAAGACCTGTGAGGAGTTTAAAATACagtgtgttttcctttctttaaaaatcaatatCAGGTCTCTTCAGTTACCATTAAAGTGAACTACTATTACAAGTTAAATTACTGGAGTTATCACAGTAGGATTTGTCTGGAGGAGATGTTGCAGGAGCACTGTGgttaatttctattttctaaTGTGGTTTCAACAAAAAGTCAGAGCTCTGAGAGAAGAACCAGATGAGGGCTTTATCAGTGAAAGAGTAAGTGACATTGGCAACTGCTGCTGAGAGATATGCCATAttgctttgaaattatttagGCAGTCTGATTGATGGCTTTATGGTTAAGTAACTCTTTGTATTATAATTatctctgtttttcagaaaCACTTGACTCAGCATTTGACATTAAAGGCTCAAAAATATCATTTCCAAAGgtactttttaat
This Haemorhous mexicanus isolate bHaeMex1 chromosome 1, bHaeMex1.pri, whole genome shotgun sequence DNA region includes the following protein-coding sequences:
- the LY96 gene encoding lymphocyte antigen 96; amino-acid sequence: MFGLLFFILFTPGVSEFICSSSDLEMSYTFCDSTAHAFKFNLTPCSTTNKPVWKAALTWIPRSDIHFLKIVFNVWYDGAKAFLWKELLCSGADDEYSVCGTLKGETLDSAFDIKGSKISFPKGNYSIVLQGFSDDSENNMLICLNFTMIVK